TGCGGTAACCCTTGTCCCATCTGTCGTGATCCAAACATCATCGTCCATTACAAGGTGTGTTTTTcgattctgtcattttttttatttcatgaggAAAATTTAAGTATTATACTTTAAAGGAATTTgctttaataaacactttttttctctctctgcagaaTGTGAATCTGCTGCAGCAGTTCATCAGTCCTCAAACAGGAATTGTGCATGATCCCACTCGAACCGGTAATTAATTTTCCCATGCATCATATTTCTGATATACTCATGATCTGATCAGCATTTTCCTCTTAATCTTTCCTCAGGTGTGTGCATGAAACAACAGAAACTACTTAACAAGGCCATTGAAACTGCTAGAGATTGTggtaaattgactttttttttatttattgttgtaaatGCCAATGTCCTTTTAAGGAAGAGCCAGAAAGGAGTGATAAATCTCATCATTTGGTGCACAAGTGCTTAACGTGATTTGATTCTTTTCCCCTCTGTTTCAGGTTTACTTGCTGTTCAGTTACCTCATGTGGATTACTCCAAAGAGGACTACTCGAACACTCATGGTGCTGTAGCACCAACCCCTGCCCCGGTTTCTCTCCGCTCTGGAGAACTGTGGTATTCCTGGTATGGGAGCATAAAACCAGATGAGCGAGAACTGGCAAGAGTGAAGCGGATCTACAAAGACTACCTGAAACCAGATGTTTGAATCTTGTTGTAATAGACCTTACTCAGAGCAGATGCTGTGTATTTTACCTGCATGAAAACGAAGCAGTGAGGGATAGACTTACTGTCTTTACAATGGGAGGTCCTAGACACTTTTAATGTCAACTCGTTATGGTGTTTTGTCTACTGAAAGCTTTTTGGAAAGAcatttcatcagctgaaaaaaattgGGTATGTTGTTAAACAGCAACTCCTCAAATGCTGTGTacttctgtccctcacagcctcattttcattcctgtcaaaaaattACACTTGCGCTACCCTGATGATAGTCTAGCGAAAGAGTGGTTGTAATTTCAAATTTGGAAGTTTCATCCAAATTAGTTTCCAAAACAGTACTTAATGAGcaagaaaaataatgtacattttccaTTCATGTTGTTACATTTTGTCCATGCAAGACAAGCATAACATAAGAAATCTCAAATAAAAGCACTGATAAAATTGACtgttgcaaaaatgtatttgttttttccaaGACAATTGGATGCATACTTTAGTCAATGTATTTATTCAAATCAAGTTAGTCAATAGTTTATTTCATCATTCGAGACAGATGAGCTACTGTTTGAACATTGATATAGGTTAAACAATTTGGAGCTGGTTTAGAATGCAAGCATAATGATTTAATGACCTGAACCGAAGTACTCCTTTCAAAGGCAGGTTAATACGAAATGCATCAGCAATCAGACACCATTATCAAACTGCACACTGCTAGCCCCATCCGTTCACATTTGATAGTGACATAGTGTGTTTTATATCATTGCATCACATGGATGAACAGAGCTGGTATAATGATACGGCCTGAATGTAAGCAGAATACAAGAATGTCAGACATCATGACTAAAGAACAAGCGCTGTATGTATAAATCATCAGCAAGTAAAAATAATGATCAGGAATCAGTCTTCACGTGTCAagtaaaagatgtgaaaaaccccATCCTGGTTCTGTAGGGTTTTGTCTATATCACCCTACACAGTGTGCATGCAGGTGCTCAGCATAATCTGTCAATTTAACAAGTAACTTTTTGGTTCTATTGAGGCTTTAAAAATTAACTTGGATGCAACAAAAAGCCCTTCAGTGATGTAGTTTGTCACTCTTTGACACTCataactgtaaaatgactgtgaGCTCTAAGCTGCTATTttgttaaatcaattttttttaacgctatttgagcaaaataaacaacatttatgacacagttgtcagatttcatctatgatttcaaatatgaaatttaatcgtaagcttagtgaacacTTTTGGAGAAACAGTTTCTCCATTGAAAGACATAGGAGCTGTACTTGCATGCCCAATAGCCATTTTAAAGAAAGCTACATGGCTCTTGATGAACAATAAGGAATCTATTCAATAAACATGTCTCTGTCTTACTTTGTATGAATGTCTTCTGAATAAAAATGGCAGAGGCTATTTGCAGAAgtgaaaataatgcataaatgttatttatagttaggagccagatttactaaacagggcaaattagcaaaAATTGTACAAACATGGAGAGCCGATGATAATCAGGTGCATGTAATATACTAATGGTGCATTCACAAGGGGCGTCTCATTTACTTTAAATGGGTGATGTTTGCATTGCCGAACTGAATTGTTGTGTTATGTCATTGGCTTTGCTTGCAGCAGAAGTTGAAAAATGTTCAACTTTTCAATTGCCAACACAGCTGTCAGCCTATCAGACTGCATTATGCATATACCCTAGTGCAAACACCAGAAAAGTAATGTGATTTTATGTGACACCCTGTGTGAAAGTACGGTAACCATACAGGTGCAAAATGGATTAAGACATGCTTTTCTGGACGTCAAAAAATGGTGCACTTACCAGTAAATTGACTAGCGCAAGCCTTGATGAATCACCttacatgattaatttaaatactctcctcccataaattttgcatctgaaatggAAAGTCCTACAAATTCAAATGATCAGCCACAAAATTAACTGTCCATGGCTTTTCACCGCTAATGTTTCATTACATGTCTTTAGTATATtctgacagtagttttttttaatgccaaaagagggTTTTGCACTGGTACAAACTGATAGTAAATCTGGCCTTTAGTATAGCACACTATACTATTTGCACTGCAATATGCAATAACatagtatgcaataataacattttcagtgtatatttattaaatattattcccACTATTAAATACCCCTTAGCCTGCATCCATCTCAAGCGAGTTAATAGGTTTCAATGCACATTTGGACAGTTTATTCACATCTTGGTGTTTCCATCCAGCTTTTTGTGTTCAATTTTCCAGAATGTCAAGCAAGGCAATGCCAGAATGCATCTGGACGaacttcatatatataaatataaaaataaaaaaagtcactatGGCGGACCACTGCACTGCATTTGGACAGATATGTCTCAACGTATCTCCGACTGCTGCCAGATTTAACATTGCATTCTCTCTCCAGATTGCCACCTTTGGTTTTCTCAGCGTGTCTTACAGGTGCACAACATTCAGTGCCAGGCAAAATCAGAGCTGTCCTCAGTCTGAAGAGCTCTTGCAGTCCTCGAGAGAGAAGGGtcatttacaggtccttctcaaaaaattagcatattgtgaaaaagttcattattttccataatgtaatgataaaaattaaactttcatatgttttagattcattgcacaccaactgaaatatttcaggtcttttattgttttaatactgatgattttggcatacagctcatgaaaacccaaaattcctatctcaaaaaaattagcatatcatgaaaaggttctctaaacgagctattaacctaatcatctgaatcaactaattaactctaaacacctgcaaaagattcctgaggcttttaaaaactcccagcctggttcattactcaaaactgcaatcatgggtaagactgccgacctgactgctgtccagaaggtcatcactgacaccctcaagcaagagggtaagacacagaaagaaatttctgaaggaataggctgttcccagagtgctgtatcaaggcacctcagtgggaagtctgtgggaaggaaaaagtgtggcaaaaaacgcttgcacaacgagaagaggtgaccggaccctgaggaagattgtggagaaggaccgattccagaccttgggggacctgcggaagcagtggactgagtctggagtagaaacatccagagccaccgtgcacaggcgtgtgcttttgaaccagaaacagcggcagaagcgcctgacctgggctacagagaagcagcactggactgttgctcagtggtccaaagtactttttttttcggatgaaagcaaattttgcatgtcattcggaaatcaaggtgccagagtctggaggaagactggggagaaggaaatgccaaaatgcctgaagtccagtgtcaagtacccacagtcagtgatggcctggggtgccatgtcagctgctggtgttggtccactgtgttttttatcaagggcagggtcgatgcagctagctatcaggagattttggagcacttcatgcttccatctgctgaaaagctttatggagatgaagatttcgttttttcagcacgacctggcacctgctcacagtgccaaaaccactggtaaatggtttactgaccatggtattactgtgctcaattggcctgccaactctcctgacctgaaccccatagagaatctgtgggatattgtgaagagaaagttgagagacgcaaagacccaacactctggatgagcttaaggccgctatcgaagcatcctgggcctccataacacctcagcagtgccacaggctgattgcctccatgccacgccgcattgaagcagtcatttctgcaaaaggattcctgaccaagtattgagtgcataactgaacataattatttgaaggttgactttttttgtatttaaaaacacttttctttttttggtcggatgaaatatgctaatttttttgagataggaattttgggttttcatgagctgtatgccaaaatcatcagtattaaaacaataaaagacctgaaatatttcagttggtgtgcaatgaatctaaaatatatgaaagtttaatttttatcattacattatggaaaataatgaactttttcacaatatgccaatttttttgagaaggacctgtactacATGTGCTTGTTTTGCTCACCTAGGTTTCTCAGCTGAACACCCAAACTTTGCTCATTTCTTGAGAAACCTTAGATGTATCTCCAGCCACTTTATTTTCCCATctgtctgaaataaaatgattacagATAGAATTTCTATTGTTCCCATGGGTGTGGAAGCAGAAAACCTTTTGATTCAAAGGGACAATATATATCCCATCCTAATATTTAATGTCTTTCAATGCCTTCCCCTTAAATCTGAGCCTTCTAAACCATTATCTTAATTTATTAGGTGATTATAAAGCCCCCCATGGTTGTTTATCTTGCCTTCATTCTGTGGTGAACTAAACCTAACATGGCTAAGACTAAGAGGGTGTTGACTGGTGAGGGATAGACTTACTGTCTTTACAATGGGAGGTCCTAGACACTTTTAATGTCAACTCGTTATGGCGTTTTGTCTACTGAAAGCTTTTTGGAAAGAcatttcatcagctgaaaaaaatggGTATGTTGTTAAACAGCAACTCCTCAAATGCTGTGTacttctgtccctcacagcctcattttcattcctgtcaaaaaattACACTTGCGCTACCCTGATGATAGTCTATCGAAAGAGTGGTTGTAATTTCAAATTTGGAAGTTTCATCCAAATTAGTTTCCAAAACAGTACTTAAtatgagcaagaaaaaaaaaatgtaaattttccatTCATGTTGTTACATTTTGTCCATGCAAGACAAGCATAACATAAGAAATCTCAAATAAAAGCACTGATAAAATTGACTTTgttgcaaaaattatttatttgtttttttccaagaCAATTGGATGCATACTTTAGTCAATGTATTAATTCAAATCAAGTTAGTCAATAGTTTATTTCATCATTCGAGACAGATGAGCTACTGTTTGAACATTGATATAGGTTAAACAATTTGGAGCTGGTTTAGAATGCAAGCATAATGATTTAATGACCTGAACCAAAAGTACTCCTTTCAAAGGCAGGGTAATACGAAATGCATCAGCAATCAGACACCATTATCAAACTGCACACTGCTAGCCCCATCCGTTCACATTTGATAGTGACATAGTGTGTTTTATATCATTGCATCACATGGATGAACAGAGCTGGTATAATGATACGGCCTGAATGTAAGCAGAATACAAGAATGTCAGACATCATGACTAAAGAACAAGCGCTGTATGTATAAATTTTCAGCAAGTAAAAATAATGATCAGGAATCAGTCTTCACGTGTCAagtaaaagatgtgaaaaaccccATCCTGGTTCTGTAGGGTTTTTTCTATATCACCCTACACAGTGTGCATGCAGGTGCTCAGCATAATCTGTCAATTTAACAAGTAACTTTTTGGTTCTATTGAggctttaaaaataaacttggATGCAACAAAAAGCCCTTCAGTGATGTAGTTTGACACTCTTGTTATTAATAGCAGCCGCTGTTCATTCTTTAGGCTTGTTGACCAGGGTTTCTCCAAGAGCCTCCAGCACTTCTCTCTTGTAGTCTTCAAAGTCTCCATCAATCTGGTTGATCGACTGGTCCTCAACCACCCACAGCTGGCACTGGGTCTCCGTGATCAGCCTGGCGTCGTGGCTCACAATTATCACAGCTGAAAACattcatattaaatgttaataataaagattttactTCCTGGTTTCCACCTTAATGATTATCATTATTGTATATAGGTTTACACGCACACAAGATTTttttaccacaaaaaataaaacaaatcaataatgtttggggaaaaaaaaacatacccccTTTGTATTCATTGATGGCTTCTGACAATGCATCAATCGACTCAATGTCCAAGTTATTTGTGGGCTCATCCTGTACATTTGTATGGACAGAAAAGGTTAAAGCAGTCATTTTTACTTGAATTCTTgagatatttaaaacatttactccTTACCAAAATGAGGACGTCAGGTTGCCGACAAGAAAGTTCAGCAAATACCACTCTTGCTTTCTGACCACCTAAAATaacccccccacccaaaaaacaggacaattcagaaaaaaaatgccaACGAAGAACAGATGACTCACACATGAATGCATTCCTATAGTGCTTACCAGACAGTTTGGAGATCAGGATGGTGTGTGCGTGGCTCTCTAACCCGAAGCGACCCAGGCACTTCCTGGCATCCTGGTACTGGAGGTTGAAGTTCCTCTGGAGGTACTCTGTGGGAGACTCCTCCATGTTCAGCTGATCAGCATACTGCTGGTTGAAGAAACCTACTTTCTACAGACAGGAGGAAGAATGAAGCAATTACCAAGAgtcaaataaaaactgataaaaagaatgattttaaaaatctgcCATACCAATCGATGGTTCTTCCTCATCTCTCCTTTTgtctaaaatgaagaaaaaaaaaaaagcttcgtAATTAATGATATGAAGGAAACAAATCAACAAACATGGGGGAAAAACAAGCACCCATTTgtctcaaataaatattataaataatttttttaatttacatcttAGATTTTTACAACTATACAATAACTGTTACTTACAGGATTTAATTTTCCTGTCAAAAGCAGGAGGAGTGTACTTTTCCCAACTCCATTGGGTCCAACAATACATACTGAAACAGAGAAAGTTAACTCAAGCTCACTTGAAAACCAGTATAGTTTTCTAACATTGTCTTGTGAATATATTTTCCATTGTAATTAAGCTGCTAGTGTGACTTACTTCTGGAATCCATATCTATACCAAAGTCCACATTCTTGAACAGAGGTTTCTGGCCTCCATAACAAAAGTCAACACctgtgagaggaagagagaataCACAAAACTGGTCATCAGGTTTGATAACAAAAAGATGCTACAGAGAGTGAAAGTCATGAAAGACTCACTGTGCAGGCCGAGAATAGGCGGTGAGAGCGGGGGAGGATTGGGGAAGGTGAATTTTACGGTATATTCTCTCGGTCTCTTGAGGAGCTCCGTGGCCTCTTGGCTCTCCTCCTCCTGACCTTTCTTCTTCCCCTTCTGCTGTTTCCTCGTCAGGGTCTCTTTCGTCTGTTTCTCCTGGGAAAGAATGATGGAGAATGAGTGGCAGGGTCTGAGAAGACTAGAATCGTGAAGAACTCAAGGACTTACAGCTTGTTTGGTGGACTTTCCCCCAGCCTTCAGGTCTTTGAGCTTTTTCTCTTGTTTCTCGTACTGCTTCAGGAGCTCCTTCTGTTTCTGTACGTACATCTTCTTAAACGTCACTAGAAGACATcaagcaaatataaaatacagtaagatAATTCACCTTCTTTCAGTAGATTTCATCTGTTGCTGTTCAGAAACGAAACTCACGGTAGTTGCCCCTGTAGTAGTAGAGTTTCTGGTTGTCCAGATGAATGATATCTGTACAGACGTCATCTAAGAAACTCTGGTCGTGGGACACAATAAGAAGCGTTTTCTTCCAGCTCTGTAAGTAGctaaaagggaaaataaaagatATAAGGTGATTTGTCAGCAGAATATAGCAATGACAAAGGTGTGACTTATTTTCTACTGAAAAAGGATCAAAACACAGCAGCCTGACAACCTTTAGTGATGCAACATCCCCTTAATACAATCATTATTTAAAGTAGGCTATTTATAATTGGCATGGAATGTAAATACATCAGCTAGACTGGATTGTTGACTTCATAGCAAAAGTAATTACTTGTTAAGCCAGATGACAGCGTTAAGGTCCAAGTGGTTAGTGGGCTCGTCCAGCATCAGCAGAGTGGGCTCCATGAACAGCGCTCTGGAAGGGAGACAACTTTTCTTATTTCTCAcgtcaattttttatttactttcattaaattaattactgaatgaatgcattttttcctCATTGTGCCCACCTAGCCAGGGACACTCTCATCCTCCATCCACCAGAGAACTTCTTAGTGGGTCTGTTCTGCATCTCTGAAGTGAAAGACAAACCAGCCAAGATCCTACGAGCTTTAGCCTCCGCTGCGGCTGCTCCAATCGCCCTCAATTCCTCATAAACCtgtgaatgacacacacacacacatacacacagttatCCTTCACTACTCCATGGATCAGTGTATTTAGAGAATCTCAGCGAGCTGCTCTCATCTGACTTTATCGAGTCTCTCAGACACGGCGTCGTCTCCTTTTTCCAGCTGACTCTGTAGCTGCCGTTCCTCCTCCAGGAGCTTCAGTCTGCGCGTGTCGGCCTTCAGCACAGCCTGAACTGCAGGAGTGTCATCCGCCACCACCTCTGAGGAacgacaaagagaaaaaaaagtcagctaGATTCACCATATAATATCATGCACAAAATAGATGGCTCAAATAAAAAAGCTGCGCAAATAGGCCGCACCAGGGCtactatagttaactaaaaccatgagaaacattttttacttgaaataaaatatttcagctaGTAGGCAACACTtgtaatgtactaaaataactaaaaatgggaaaaaattaatacaaattatattgacaaattaaaaaactgaatgacaaaaacatcaaaatgaccTAAATATTaaccaattaaaatgaaaatatataaacattaaaattctaaataatagaTATTAATAATACACTAATATAAATGGGCTGTACTTTACCTTGCTCACAAAGCAGCACATCAATATTGGGAGGAATGCTAAGTGCTCTGTTAGCAATGTGCTTCAGTAGAGTGGTCTTTCCTTTCCTGATTCAAACAGGAAAGAGGAGTAAGAATACAGTTTTACTAGAGCAACACTTCCGTACTGAATGATACAGAACATATATAAagcatataatgttttttttttaagttaataaattaatactttcagcaaggatggattaaattaatCGAAAAGATGTGGttggaaaaaaagtgtacaagcaatagggataaccacaccctggagaggactgtgaaacaaaacccattcaaaaatgtgggggagattcacaaagagtggacttcagctggagtcagtgcttcaagaaccactccacacagacgtatgcaagacatgggtttcagctgcaTGTCGGATTCAGAAGCGTGTGTTGAAAAAGGCACTCTTGAACAACAAAGTTATGTTGAAtatgagtggtccaaagttatgttctcttgAATACCTTGAACCATCATCAACCCACCCATTTGGTCCAACCAGACCGTATCGCCTCCCAGCAACAATCTGAAGGTCGGCGTTAACAAACAGCTCTTTACCGTGGGCTGAAATGCTGAATCTTTCCAACTAAAAACAGATCATAGAAATGAGTACATAGTATTAAGTGCTTTCCAATGTCTCAGATGGAAGTTTCCCATTTGCCTCACCTTGATGTCCGAAGCGTTTTCCAGCATGGCCTGTCGAGAGGACAGCTCAGCCTGAGAGACGGAGAAGTCTCCCTCGATGGCACTCTGAGCTCGTACACTAGCCACCTGCCGCTCATACTCCATCTGCACAACACAAGAGGATTTGTCTACAATCGGTGTTGttattgtcaactaaaactaaaaccattattttggttattaaaaaaaagcctaaaatataaatagataagaaaattaaattagaaatgaaataaattaattataattaattagtttGTGTATGATTTTTATTGAAAGAACACTTATATTGcattagtttgtttattatttgtttgcattaacattttctttttcttcttcttctcttttttacTCATGTTAGCAAAGGGGTCGTCCTCTTGTTTCTCTTTGGCCAGCTCAGCCGCGAGCGCATCCTCGGCACTCTACAGAACATCAAACAAATAAAGATAGAAAGTGGATGAATGAACTTTtggaaaatatgaatattaggaatacaaaaagagaaaatgattGTACCATTATTGTGTCATTTTCATCACTCTtttcctcctcatcttcatcatcactaGGAGGAGGGCGAGCAGGCTTCCCTttctaaaaaccacaaaaaagatatttaactTGGGACATTTTACTACAACACTTATTTTCAATCAACATGTACTTCATTCAACATGTTCTTCAGATATTCTGAAGAACATATGTAAAGCATATAAAGTTGTCgttttttaagttaataaattaatactttaagcaaggatgcattaaattaatcgaatgtgacttttataatgttacaaaatatttttatttcaaacaaatactgtccttttgaactttctattcctccAGGAATCATGAATAAAGTATCATGGAGTCTACAAAACTATttagcagcacaacagttttcaacactggtgatgataataatataaaacgttttttgagcagcaaatcagcatattagaatgatttctgaaggatcatgtgacactaaagactagagtaatgaagctgaacattcagctttgatcacaggaataaattacattttaaaatatattcaaatagaaaacattttaaactttaataatactCAACTCAGTCATCTTAAGCAAGATTCCAAATcactaatacataaaatatacataaatataaacataaacttaATCTGACCTTGGGCTGTTCCTTCTTGCCTTTCTTCTGAgtcttctcttgttctttctctTCAAATTTCTCTTCCTCCTGTCAACATTAAGATGCCCTATAGGTtgcacacacttttcaaaacaacttgttttcatcaaaataaaGAGTCCCACACCTTAGGTGGTTTAGCAGCGACTTTCTTGCCCTTTTTCCCTCCTTTCATTTCATTATCATCTTTCTTCTCAATCTCTTCATCTTTTTCATCCTCTGAGGCCTCCTGTGTGTAGAGAAGAGAGTCAACCAAAGATCCTGGAGGAAAAATCCGAGCACAGCTCTCACCAATCACACATATTGTTAGCAAGGCAGACTGGAATGTACAGAAAAGGGTTAGTTTCCAAGATGAGTGAAGCACTTCCGTCATGTAGcaataaaggaaaacaaaaatgcaaggTGGAAGAAAGACAGAAGATGTGAATTTTGAAGAAGGAAAACtgaataagaatatatataaaaaaaacaatcccatGTACCCACCTTCATTATCTTAGGTTTAGCCTTATCTTTTTTCTTGGTTACCTTCTCAACTTCCTGaatcacatacatacacatacagaaaCAGGCACAGGTCTAAATGTAGATATAGTCAATATGCAGCCCAATATGTTCTTCCCTTCTGTATCCATCACAATGTTTTAATGACTGAAACAATGAGTGCACTGACACTGAGCtggaaaacaaatgaatgaatgcaaatgGAATGAATTCCACTGGGAATGCAATGAAGAGAGAGGAAATAAGGGAATGAAAGAGGAATAAACACAATATTAGAGTGGATGTGTTATGTGGTGTGTGATGCATATGTGCTATGGTTAGGTGCATCAAATCTGATGATGCTGTTAAGATAATATAATGAACAGTGATGGTACTAATAACTACTAAGACAATATgcatatatgaattaaataaacactgttttccATGCAATTTCTCAATTTGCAAGAAAATGGATATGAAAAACTATTTATACTTCACATAAtgctattttaaacagcattttaccTATTAGTTCCTATTGCTACACATGCATTCTATGGTCTCATATTAATTTGTAGCCTACATAGTATATCtgtacttctaaaaaaaaatactaaatatttgttattttaactaGTGTGGGTTATGTATATAAACCCCTGATTATATACATAAAACTGACTTGACTTGCATCATAAAACTTGTTCTATACTTGTGCATACAAACTCAACTCAACACAATGACTGATTCTGAAATGGGAAGCACCCACCTTTGAGCTCTTTTTGCTTTGGGGTTtctcatcatcaccaccatcatcatcatcatcatcatcatcactctgACTCAGAGCAGCAAATATGTTGCCACCCTGATAGAAAGAGATggacaaaaaaaatctcaaagttCTGTGTTGCATTCTGTGTTGATCACATGATTTAAATTGCACTGTTCTATACATTGTTCAGCAGGAGGAAATTGACTCTGTCCACAAAGTGCATCCCAGTGAAGAGAAGTACCGCATAGTATATCAAAGCAACTCACTAtgtttttctttcctcctttGACTGGAGCaacaactgcaaaacaaaaataaaccataatgGTAAATATGTGGTGtaatgtagggctgggcgatatggccaaaaaaaaaaaaaagatcatgataatgtttttaatttgtgttgatttttatgattttctttatgaattttatatctttttttattttacaataaaggTTTATTTCTGTTCCTAAAGGTGGGCATACACGGTGCGATTCTGAAGGTCAGAACGCCGTGAGCCCTCGCATATGTCACGATTGAGTTTATCCGAAAATCATACGGAGGCAGTCACACACtgcacaaatatattaaaaatatacgtAAGCATTACGTTTCGCACCACAAATATGGATTATGAGGACTAAATAGTTTTCTT
The Cyprinus carpio isolate SPL01 chromosome A19, ASM1834038v1, whole genome shotgun sequence genome window above contains:
- the LOC109057564 gene encoding ATP-binding cassette sub-family F member 1-like isoform X2 gives rise to the protein MPKKSKEVAEWEGDDEPQTDKHVKKGKKDKKVKKSFFEELASDNKPEKVEQPPVKEAQGKQPQKKKKDRRKWKAGDDEDDDDAEVMQRLKKLSVQPSDEEEEEEEEVVAPVKGGKKNIGGNIFAALSQSDDDDDDDDGGDDEKPQSKKSSKEASEDEKDEEIEKKDDNEMKGGKKGKKVAAKPPKEEEKFEEKEQEKTQKKGKKEQPKKGKPARPPPSDDEDEEEKSDENDTIMSAEDALAAELAKEKQEDDPFANMSKKEKKKKKKMMEYERQVASVRAQSAIEGDFSVSQAELSSRQAMLENASDIKLERFSISAHGKELFVNADLQIVAGRRYGLVGPNGKGKTTLLKHIANRALSIPPNIDVLLCEQEVVADDTPAVQAVLKADTRRLKLLEEERQLQSQLEKGDDAVSERLDKVYEELRAIGAAAAEAKARRILAGLSFTSEMQNRPTKKFSGGWRMRVSLARALFMEPTLLMLDEPTNHLDLNAVIWLNNYLQSWKKTLLIVSHDQSFLDDVCTDIIHLDNQKLYYYRGNYLTFKKMYVQKQKELLKQYEKQEKKLKDLKAGGKSTKQAEKQTKETLTRKQQKGKKKGQEEESQEATELLKRPREYTVKFTFPNPPPLSPPILGLHSVDFCYGGQKPLFKNVDFGIDMDSRICIVGPNGVGKSTLLLLLTGKLNPTKGEMRKNHRLKVGFFNQQYADQLNMEESPTEYLQRNFNLQYQDARKCLGRFGLESHAHTILISKLSGGQKARVVFAELSCRQPDVLILDEPTNNLDIESIDALSEAINEYKGAVIIVSHDARLITETQCQLWVVEDQSINQIDGDFEDYKREVLEALGETLVNKPKE
- the LOC109057564 gene encoding ATP-binding cassette sub-family F member 1-like isoform X1, which translates into the protein MPKKSKEVAEWEGDDEPQTDKHVKKGKKDKKVKKSFFEELASDNKPEKVEQPPVKEAQGKQPQKKKKDRRKWKAGDDEDDDDAEVMQRLKKLSVQPSDEEEEEEEEVVAPVKGGKKNIGGNIFAALSQSDDDDDDDDGGDDEKPQSKKSSKEVEKVTKKKDKAKPKIMKEASEDEKDEEIEKKDDNEMKGGKKGKKVAAKPPKEEEKFEEKEQEKTQKKGKKEQPKKGKPARPPPSDDEDEEEKSDENDTIMSAEDALAAELAKEKQEDDPFANMSKKEKKKKKKMMEYERQVASVRAQSAIEGDFSVSQAELSSRQAMLENASDIKLERFSISAHGKELFVNADLQIVAGRRYGLVGPNGKGKTTLLKHIANRALSIPPNIDVLLCEQEVVADDTPAVQAVLKADTRRLKLLEEERQLQSQLEKGDDAVSERLDKVYEELRAIGAAAAEAKARRILAGLSFTSEMQNRPTKKFSGGWRMRVSLARALFMEPTLLMLDEPTNHLDLNAVIWLNNYLQSWKKTLLIVSHDQSFLDDVCTDIIHLDNQKLYYYRGNYLTFKKMYVQKQKELLKQYEKQEKKLKDLKAGGKSTKQAEKQTKETLTRKQQKGKKKGQEEESQEATELLKRPREYTVKFTFPNPPPLSPPILGLHSVDFCYGGQKPLFKNVDFGIDMDSRICIVGPNGVGKSTLLLLLTGKLNPTKGEMRKNHRLKVGFFNQQYADQLNMEESPTEYLQRNFNLQYQDARKCLGRFGLESHAHTILISKLSGGQKARVVFAELSCRQPDVLILDEPTNNLDIESIDALSEAINEYKGAVIIVSHDARLITETQCQLWVVEDQSINQIDGDFEDYKREVLEALGETLVNKPKE
- the LOC109057599 gene encoding 28S ribosomal protein S18b, mitochondrial-like, giving the protein MAASLQRIGIAICRTFPVILQRNIQTQGIRDWKLISSAAPGLKFRALSSSSSSSPPSAENTESPETLSRYADRPWEYLESEEYIERYGSKPVWANYRRNHKGGVPPQQTRKTCIRGDKICGNPCPICRDPNIIVHYKNVNLLQQFISPQTGIVHDPTRTGVCMKQQKLLNKAIETARDCGLLAVQLPHVDYSKEDYSNTHGAVAPTPAPVSLRSGELWYSWYGSIKPDERELARVKRIYKDYLKPDV